Proteins encoded within one genomic window of Ranitomeya variabilis isolate aRanVar5 chromosome 4, aRanVar5.hap1, whole genome shotgun sequence:
- the SLC25A28 gene encoding mitoferrin-2 isoform X1, with the protein MELEAVLKERGGATAGDPARVLEAWVKRGWPAGGADTELLAAESPSMGRPRELSAKGDELEYEALPEGSTVSTHMLAGAVAGIMEHCLMYPVDCVKTRMQSLQPDPAARYRNVMEALSKIIRTEGFWRPMRGMNVTATGAGPAHALYFACYEKLKKTLSDVIRPGGNSHIANGAAGCVATLLHDAAMNPAEVIKQRMQMYNSPYRRVTDCMRAVWRNEGAGAFYRSYTTQLTMNIPFQAIHFMAYEVLQEKLNPHRQYNPTSHMVSGACAGAVAAAATTPLDVCKTLLNTQESLALNSPSGHITGMANAFRTVYQIGGVTAYFRGVQARVIYQMPSTAIAWSVYEFFKYIITKRQEERRASR; encoded by the exons ATGGAGCTGGAGGCCGTGCTGAAAGAACGAGGGGGCGCGACCGCCGGGGATCCCGCCCGGGTGCTGGAAGCTTGGGTGAAGCGTGGATGGCCGGCTGGTGGCGCAGACACCGAGCTCCTCGCTGCTGAGTCTCCGAGCATGGGCCGGCCCCGGGAGCTGAGCGCCAAGGGCGACGAGCTGGAGTACGAGGCGCTGCCGGAGGGCTCCACAGTCAGCACGCACATGCTGGCCGGGGCCGTGGCCGGGATCATGGAGCACTGCCTCATGTACCCTGTGGACTGCGTGAAG ACCCGCATGCAGAGCCTACAGCCGGATCCCGCCGCACGCTACCGCAACGTCATGGAGGCCTTATCCAAAATCATCCGCACAGAAGGATTCTGGAGGCCGATGCGAGGAATGAATGTTACAGCCACAGGCGCTGGCCCCGCCCACGCTCTCTATTTTGCCTGCTACGAAAAACTAAAAAAGACTCTGAGTGATGTTATCCGCCCCGGGGGGAATAGCCATATAGCTAATG GGGCCGCAGGATGTGTAGCGACACTGTTGCACGATGCAGCTATGAATCCGGCAGAAG TGATCAAGCAGAGGATGCAGATGTACAATTCCCCGTACCGGCGAGTCACTGACTGTATGAGGGCGGTGTGGCGGAACGAGGGCGCTGGTGCCTTTTACCGAAGCTACACAACCCAACTGACTATGAACATCCCCTTCCAGGCCATACACTTCATGGCGTACGAGGTCCTGCAGGAGAAACTAAATCCTCACAGACAGTACAACCCGACCTCTCACATGGTCTCCGGGGCCTGTGCGGGAGCGGTggccgccgccgccaccacaccactggacGTTTGTAAGACCTTGCTGAACACGCAGGAATCTCTGGCCTTGAACTCCCCAAGCGGACACATCACAGGCATGGCAAATGCCTTCAGGACGGTTTACCAAATAGGCGGCGTGACTGCCTACTTCCGAGGGGTTCAGGCCAGGGTCATCTATCAGATGCCTTCCACGGCCATCGCGTGGTCTGTGTACGAGTTCTTCAAATACATCATCACCAAGCGCCAGGAGGAAAGGAGGGCGAGCCGCTAA
- the SLC25A28 gene encoding mitoferrin-2 isoform X2, with protein sequence MNPAEVIKQRMQMYNSPYRRVTDCMRAVWRNEGAGAFYRSYTTQLTMNIPFQAIHFMAYEVLQEKLNPHRQYNPTSHMVSGACAGAVAAAATTPLDVCKTLLNTQESLALNSPSGHITGMANAFRTVYQIGGVTAYFRGVQARVIYQMPSTAIAWSVYEFFKYIITKRQEERRASR encoded by the exons ATGAATCCGGCAGAAG TGATCAAGCAGAGGATGCAGATGTACAATTCCCCGTACCGGCGAGTCACTGACTGTATGAGGGCGGTGTGGCGGAACGAGGGCGCTGGTGCCTTTTACCGAAGCTACACAACCCAACTGACTATGAACATCCCCTTCCAGGCCATACACTTCATGGCGTACGAGGTCCTGCAGGAGAAACTAAATCCTCACAGACAGTACAACCCGACCTCTCACATGGTCTCCGGGGCCTGTGCGGGAGCGGTggccgccgccgccaccacaccactggacGTTTGTAAGACCTTGCTGAACACGCAGGAATCTCTGGCCTTGAACTCCCCAAGCGGACACATCACAGGCATGGCAAATGCCTTCAGGACGGTTTACCAAATAGGCGGCGTGACTGCCTACTTCCGAGGGGTTCAGGCCAGGGTCATCTATCAGATGCCTTCCACGGCCATCGCGTGGTCTGTGTACGAGTTCTTCAAATACATCATCACCAAGCGCCAGGAGGAAAGGAGGGCGAGCCGCTAA